The stretch of DNA ctcAGTATTAAACACCTGAATTGATTCATTATCTTCTCACTGACAATAGATACTATCTACTCCTACGTGGATGTGGCATGCCATCTTTTTTTCGCCAGTGGTTTAACCACTTCCCTTGCTTTAACCAGTTTCCTCTACCACTGTATGACATCCTCTCGGATTTCTTGCAGTCCTCACTGTCTTTCCTCCCTCAGTCTCATCCTTTCTTTACCAAGGTCCCTTCTGTGGTCTTGCTCAGCTCTGGATCTAAATAGAGCAGAGTTAACAATTTCTTCCACAAGTTGGACAGTGAAATGAGAAAACAATTAAAACACTAGCACCTGCCTAATGTGTTAGGAATCCCTCCCTTGACTTCAAGATGTTTTGCTCCATTAGCACTAGAAATAGAACACAAGAAAAAACTCTTGCTGCCGATTCCTGCTGGACTGAAAACTGTGAACTGTCAAGAACTGGTTCAATAGATAAAATAATTCCCTTTGAACTCGCCCAAGCAGGCAAGCAGCTGCAAAGTGAAATTTCACTAAAATTTTAGTACATGTCTCAGCCTCCCTTAACACACAATTGCCATGAGTTTGAAAAAACTCACGTTTACTTAGAAATGAGCACATCAATAGCAGCATCTTTCTTCTGCTGATGACCCAAGTAACATACTCAACTGCTTTTCAGACTTCAACCTGCACACTACAATTTTTTTAGCAGCTGCATCCTCTTTTATAAAAGCTGACTTCTCAGAGTTGTTTTCTACAGTTTCTTGAAATCTTGCAGGAGTGCCAAGGGATCTCCTGCTGACAAGTTGAGAAACACTGCTCTAAGTAATTGTTCTGCAGTTTTGTAGCTTGTTTAGAAATAAAGACTCTACTAGAGGAAAAATACAGCACTGTCTCACAGTGGTGAGACAtgggaacaggttgtccagaaaagatgtggatgcctcatccctggagctattccaaggccaggttggatggggctctgagcaacctgggacagtgggaggtgtccttggccatggcaggaggggtcatgatctttaaggtcccttccaacccaaagcattccatgattACTGTACTCAAGCTTCCTCTAACCCTTGGGTGCTATGTACTGCTGATGCGCTTCAGATCCTAAGTATGGACATTTGTTGTGAATTTGGTCTAACAAGGTGCACCTGCAAGCAGTGCTCATCAACTCACTGCTGTACTTTGTCTCAGCTGAATGGAGTATGTTTGCATTGTACTGCAACTGCAGGACATTTCAGATGAAATATGTGGGTGGTAAGTTACAGAAGTTCATGTTAGACAGACAATTTAATTACCTAGCAAAGTGTTCTTGTGTGATATATACTCCAGAACTAGACAGTACACAAATGTCTTGCCTAGTATAACAGTACTTACATAGTAAGTAATACTTAGGTAGTATCACAGTACGTAGCTGTACAGTTGCACTGGCCTTTAATTCCTGTGGGAGAATGAACCCATGTGTCATGCTGTGGTCAGACAGAAGTGGCCACCACACCCCTTTGGTATGGCAGTGGTGTGTGTGCAGTCCTACTGCGCAGTAGAACATACTGGAGGGAATTGCTCACACTCAAGAACAAGAACAGATCGCTTTGGTTAGGTTTAACAAAAAAGCATTGAAACTGTTTATAATACATAGTACCATAAACATGCATTACACTTCTTACCATATTACACTTCTGCCATCTTTTGACGAGCTTTAGCAGATTTTGAGGAACCAGATAAGCTGCAAGCAGGTTTGTGTCTAAGGCCCGGTGTTCTGAATGTGCAGCTGTAACTACAACTAACGAAAGaccagaaaagcagaaaggtaTGGCCCAAgactaaaaagaaattaaagaaagtaatttttatatCTGAAGATCAAGATGAAATATATTGCTATCAAGTATTTTCAAGAAAAGAGTTCTCtatttttactttgaaatacacatttttattcCAGAATCTTTAGCATTATGGTCACTTTGCTGGAAATGAAATGTCAACCAAGTAATTAGttcacattttcaaaacaagcacTTACCAGAATTTGCTAAACCTGGCAACTTTGTCataatgcttttatttgtaGTCTCTCTAATAAATTACCTGTACCATACAGCCTCCATTCTCTTTTCTTCGAACACAGGTGATGTTTGTATGTTGGATTTTACCAAATTCAAAGATACTATCCTTAAAAAACTTGATCAAGTCGCACAGCGACatagaaattttgaaaatagtAACAAAATTGTTGTCATCCTTGTACCATCCTATTATGTCAACAACCTCTCTGAAAATCATTAAGGATGGAGGGCCAAATATAGCTCTTGGCCAAGCTTAGAGCAATTCCATTGACTTTAAAAAGAATGCATCTGTCCTGTGAGGTTACTTTTAAGTAAAAGCTGCCTCAGGTTAATGGAAATTAAGCTGTCATCTATTATAGATTTTCAAAAGGGACAATTTATCCTTTATCACTGGGCAAAAATGAATTTTCCAAAGTATTAATGAATTTTTGTCTCATCCATGCTTTGAAGTTTTGATACCATTCTAAgagcttttttctcctttgaatcttTTCTTGTAagctcaggtttttttctttctctagaaTAGCAGGAAGCTCTTTCCAGTCTTTAATAAAGATAAATGGAGCCCCCATGGTTTTTAATAATTGCAATGGAGCACTGTGGTACATTGATGAATTTCCGCAATCACCCGGTGTCATTACATCTTCTATAACAGGCAGAGATCCATATGAACAAGCCTCATAAATTCTGTAACATTCTGTATTTATTCCCACCGGGCACAATGTCAAATCACTCTGCAGCAAGGCATCTTGATAGTTTTTGAAACTTTCATTTGTTTCTTGAGGCTGCCACCTAGGAAGGTAAAAGGAgtgaaaattagtatttttctcACAGGTACCACAATGAAAAAATAGAGAtacaatttaatttctattatttataaaactgaaaatgcTATCAGTGTAAAAATTTTATATTACACGCACAGTCAACTGACTTTTACTTTTAGTCttaactgcttttaaaagtctTCTAAAAATGTATTGAAAATGTCACTGTTAAAAATAGATTGTAATATGTGGCccttttcagaaattattaataCTTAGAAGTGTAAGAAACAAATTGAAACGCCACTTCAAATCTTCTGCATGACTTGGATGATGCATACATCAATTTACTTCACAGCACACTTTagaaacagacaaaaagggAGACACTCAATGGactttttaatgacattttttggCCTCAGAAGAGGCTTGCTCTTCAAAAGCTAGGACACACAGCAATTTGTTTAACCTGAATTCATCTATTTGCAGTGTCTCAGTCTGGGAGATAAGAGTTTGTGTCACAGATACAATCCATCTCCTGAGACTCTTCATCAGGGCAGCTAAGGTCTAACTGAGCACCACTGTGCCTGCTATTCAACATTTTAGAGGTGATGCTTTTCAAAGTTAAGAAACAGAATCAGAACCCTACTCTTGTTAGTCAAAAACAACTGTGCTGTACAGATTAAATCCCACTATCATGTGGAACACAACAAAATATGGCTGTCTTCCTTCCTCTAGAAAGACATTAAACTCCACAAAATACAGGAGAAGTGTTTCTTCTCataatcaaatatttttaagaaaaaaacagatggTCATCGATcgttttatatatatatatgtaggaGATTTTTCTATACTAGATTTAAAAATATGCCTTATGTAAAATATAACAGAAAGGCAGTTATGTTATGATGACCTAAACAAAGAGTCTCTGCAATATCCCAACTAATTACCTTACAATTACCCTAAAGGACTGATTACCTTCATTTGTACTATTTTTTAACACTCAATAAAAGATTGGCAATAATTAACCAGACAAAAAcctcaatattttcattaagtATATTAAAGTCTTACTGTTCTCTGGCTGCAATCCAGCAAAGTTTGTCAATCCCATCCTGTTTCAGAATTTCAATTAGGGTTTCTCTAGAAGAATTCTTATAAACTGTTCCTAAGAAATTACATAGATATGATCTCGGATCATGTAGCATTGACCAGCTGGGTTCCACAACCGGAAAATTTCTGTAGCTGTAAAAACAATGTGTAAGTTAGACAACtatattaaaggaaaacattttgcagcatttatttttcagtgcatcATATTTTAAGACTAAACCCACCTACTTGTTGCCAATCCCTATCCATACAGACCGACCCACAAGTAAACCAATTCAAGTCCTCTCCTAAAATTATGTCTTTATTCCCTTTGCCCCCGTCAGTCCTTTTACAAAGTTTCCAGAATACTTACATCTTCTTTCAACATCAGAAATATTACATGTACATATTACAGAATGTCCTTGACTAACGTGCTTTTCCAAAGAAGCTGTTCTTGATGCAACCACAAGTTTTGACTGAAATGGCCAGTTTAATGGTAATGATGGTACATAAGTCTTACCTACCTTGATCTCTGGATGTGCTTATCTACTGAAAATACCACTGGTAACCTCTCAATGCAAAATCTCACCTTGACCTGAGTGAATTTCAATATTCTTATATTCTGGCTCCTCAATAGCTTGCTGTACATTATTTGATGGGGCAGTCCTTCCCTCATTCTCCTACTGCATGATGAATGTTAATTCACTTAGTTTCTAATAACCATTTGTCCctatgcaaatatttttgcatcATTCTACgtcttcattttctctctttatttggAAAATCTGGCATATTTTAATGCCTTTAACCCCATTTTTTTACAGCCATTTTATGCAAAGGCCAGGAACCCCATTTTGATACCAAATTTATCTTTTTCCACCCAGCTCCACACCCCAGTTTATTGTTTTAAGTGCTGTTGCTTTCTCTTAACTGTCACCTTAATCTCTGTATCTCAAAACTCAACATCTTTCCACTCAGGAACTTACAGTGCCATCAATTCTTTGACACCATCAAGAGTCCAAATTTTGTGTATTTCAGAGACACTGTGAACAAATTAAAATTGTATACAAAAAAGCTCTATACAGTTTTCCAGCTTGTTGAGCCAACTGGATCAATACAGGATATTGAATTCAAATTCAACACAAGATATGAAAATAATCCTGTATTCCTTTCAGCTTCTATTACCCTGGTAAGTAGCTAAACCACTATAAACTCTGCTAATACGAAGTAATATATCTATATGAAGTAGTATATCTAGCTGAAACTTTATTTAGTACACATAAATAGTTTGAGCACTTGAGTATaacaaaaatggattttttaaacAAGCAGTTAAGCCAGCTTACACTGCTGTGATACTGGAGTATAACAACTCCAAACAGAAGTCTTTTGAGCCATAATGGAGGTTAAAAAAAGTACTCCTTCCTTTCCTGAATAAATAGTACCTGCCACTAATAAAAGGTTATTTAGTTACATAAATATCTTTTGAATCTCCATGTAATTGGAACATATTACATCAGCAGTTATGATAAATCTCAAGAGCAAATCTATTGAAGAATGAATAAACAGAAAACTTTAGGAGATACAGGTTCATTTTCCTAAAGTCTCCTAAACACGAGCATTCTTTTCCTGTTATCATTTTTATTACTAAATGCAACTTTGAAAGACTCCAATGCCTGATTTAGAAATTGACTGATAGGATCATGTTCTGCAATTTACTTATTACAATTGTTTTGGGCATCAGCAGTAACACTCAGTCATATTTTCCATACCTCATGCACAACAATTAACTAATCAATTGCAACTCCTGTCTATGGCACTTACGTAGCTACTCCTAAAGGCCACTGGAAAATATCTTCTTCATTTACGAAGGCATAGTCATATGTGACAAAGAGCAGATTTACAAATCCCCCGTTTCGTTTCAGGTATGGCTGAATCCAGGCGTTGTTGCACTGCTCGCTCCCGAGCAGCAGCACCGCCACGTGCTGGATTTTGCGGGTCTCCATCAGTGTCTGTGCGTAGTGCAGCCACTGCGTGGCGTAGGCGACCTTCGCCGGCTCCCTCCCGTTCAGCACCAGCACCACATGCTCCGCTTCCACCGAGAAGTAGCCGGGAACTACAGATGGGCCGGTGAGGAAGCtgagaaaaccaaaatacaacACTAAATAAAGCAAGACTTTGTAAGAAAAATTACTGACTTCAATCTTCTAGCTAGTCTTTCTACACAATAACGGAGTATGTACtcccattattttttctttgataaaCTAAATGCAATATACTGCAAAATTACTGTGCAACTATAACCACTTCTGTTGATAGTATCTACTGCTTAGCACAGGAGTAaagctgctttcatttttattcaggAAAAAGGTGATTTACTTCAATAAGGTATTTTAACACCATACTCAGACCTCAAAATGTGTGTAAATCACCTTTCAAAGAAGGGTGCGCCTTGATGTTCACTAAAGGTTAAACATTTTCTTAAGTCCAGTAATAATCAATGAATGCTGTGTTAGAACAAGAGAGAGGTCCTTCCCAAAACCTGAAGACTACACTAAATCTGGTATCATTAAGAGTGACAGCTTATCTTGCATATTTCTTTTCTCGGTATTTTGATTAAGTTTCTACTGAGTAGAATCAATAACACAAGAAATATCTGAATGTAAACTTAGGTTAGTTGTATGACCCAGGTCAAACTTGAGGCTCTGATATAAAGTAGTAAATGTAAACATTTTAGTTATAAAATAGCATTTCCAAATCTTGCACAATGTATTTAATGGAAGAATTTCAGTCACATAGCAAAATCATTAAATCTTTAATAGTTTGCTAGTTATCTGACAAAAGCCATTTACGAACTGCAATGAAATAAATCAGTATttgccagctcctgctcttcaGTTATCTGGTGTGTTAACAGGTTATTGACTGAGGGCAAAGAGGTAGCAGTTACACAGCttgggaaaaagggaagaaaatagtattttttttttctaggagcCAGTTAAGTGCTAGTTTTCTAGGTCTGCTGCATCACTAGTTTTTCAGCTACCAGCAAAACTTAATTTAGAATCAGCATGAGTTTTAACTCATTAAGTGCTGAGACTAACAGCTAGTTTTAGCTCAAATATAtttactgaggaaaaaaaccctcacaacaAAAGCTGTAGAAACTATTCCAGTGAGGTTATGTCAAGCAGACTGACCTTAGACAAGTGTATTTTAAATCCACGTTAAGCCAACATGCTGTTGGCTTGGTGGGAGTGATGTATTTTGGAGCAGAGATTTGTAAGACTCATGACCTGGAATCGAGACTTCTAATACATTAAATGTTAAGTCACATCAAGACTTAAATCCAAAGTTTAACAGACAATGAGAATGGAAACACCGGAATTCCTAAGAGAGGATACCTTGAGTTTTGAAATGCCTAAAATAGTGACTAAGTATCTACAGGTCCAGTGATCACCTTGAAAAGAGGCTTCaggaaaaagggttttttctATGACACAGCACTTCAACAGCtttacagcaataacaagatGTACAGGTTAGGAAGTGATGACCTGTGTGTAAGAATACATGAAGTTGAATGGTATAAAATtacagaggggggaaaaaatataacaTGGTGCAAGTCTCATAAATCCCATACTTTAATAATTAAACCACCATGCTAGAGTTGTACTATTAACTCCCAGTCAGAACTCAATTGGGATTGGGAAACAGAACAGGGATTACAGAAGCTGCAAAATTAAGGGAATCATCCCAACAGTACTAACTATGCATATGAAG from Poecile atricapillus isolate bPoeAtr1 chromosome Z, bPoeAtr1.hap1, whole genome shotgun sequence encodes:
- the LOC131593143 gene encoding ribitol-5-phosphate xylosyltransferase 1-like isoform X3, producing MLSSFLTGPSVVPGYFSVEAEHVVLVLNGREPAKVAYATQWLHYAQTLMETRKIQHVAVLLLGSEQCNNAWIQPYLKRNGGFVNLLFVTYDYAFVNEEDIFQWPLGVATYRNFPVVEPSWSMLHDPRSYLCNFLGTVYKNSSRETLIEILKQDGIDKLCWIAAREQWQPQETNESFKNYQDALLQSDLTLCPVGINTECYRIYEACSYGSLPVIEDVMTPGDCGNSSMYHSAPLQLLKTMGAPFIFIKDWKELPAILEKEKNLSLQEKIQRRKKLLEWYQNFKAWMRQKFINTLENSFLPSDKG
- the LOC131593143 gene encoding ribitol-5-phosphate xylosyltransferase 1-like isoform X1, which produces MRGARRRLCSALIVAYGLFSLYAAYTVFLRPRRPAAPRPHRDRRGPRGFTDHVALGNEEWNPWDADEKNELAASQQRYEANLKMIKYARSHLEQTNLRVQIWGKAAIGLYLWQHIFGGHLEPADVAAQWREGSQKAGKTYFSFLTGPSVVPGYFSVEAEHVVLVLNGREPAKVAYATQWLHYAQTLMETRKIQHVAVLLLGSEQCNNAWIQPYLKRNGGFVNLLFVTYDYAFVNEEDIFQWPLGVATYRNFPVVEPSWSMLHDPRSYLCNFLGTVYKNSSRETLIEILKQDGIDKLCWIAAREQWQPQETNESFKNYQDALLQSDLTLCPVGINTECYRIYEACSYGSLPVIEDVMTPGDCGNSSMYHSAPLQLLKTMGAPFIFIKDWKELPAILEKEKNLSLQEKIQRRKKLLEWYQNFKAWMRQKFINTLENSFLPSDKG
- the LOC131593143 gene encoding ribitol-5-phosphate xylosyltransferase 1-like isoform X2; the encoded protein is METRKIQHVAVLLLGSEQCNNAWIQPYLKRNGGFVNLLFVTYDYAFVNEEDIFQWPLGVATYRNFPVVEPSWSMLHDPRSYLCNFLGTVYKNSSRETLIEILKQDGIDKLCWIAAREQWQPQETNESFKNYQDALLQSDLTLCPVGINTECYRIYEACSYGSLPVIEDVMTPGDCGNSSMYHSAPLQLLKTMGAPFIFIKDWKELPAILEKEKNLSLQEKIQRRKKLLEWYQNFKAWMRQKFINTLENSFLPSDKG